Part of the Zingiber officinale cultivar Zhangliang chromosome 6A, Zo_v1.1, whole genome shotgun sequence genome, GGCCATAAGAGTTGTAACTGACAAGTTGATAGTCTCTCAAAGTTCCAAAACGTAACATTGAGGGTTGTCTAACAACTTTTTCCATCACAGCATGAGCCAAATTATAGTACCTACAAGGCATGATGATTAAAAAGAAAGTAGTCAATAAGAAAATAGAATGCTATAGATGCCAGTAAACAAGAAAAGGTGCTATGTCAAATGCATTGGCTGGATCACATGCAAACCAAGAACATAAAGCAATTGCAAATGTGGCATCTGGGAAGGATGAGTGAGAGCAACCTTACAAGTTCCAACTATAAATAGAACAAAGCTTTTAAAACTTAAACCATACGGGCAAAAGAAAGACATAAGAATGCTAAGAAGAATCAAGTATGTCACCCAAATCAAATGGAGCCACATGGTTCTCTTTGTCACCTTCACAGGTTTTAGTCAGAAGGCAAAGTTCTTAAGGGAAAAGTGCAAAGAGGCACCAGAAAACTGAGAACAAACACAATCAATACCTGTACAGTTTTTCCTAGACCCATCTCATCTGCCAGTATTCCGTTCAGCTTATTATTATAGAGGGATAGCATCCACTGTAGCCCAACCTGGAAATTTGCATTTACATTAGGAAACATAAGCAACAAATCGCCACTTGAATTAAACAATGAAGAGAGGCCATAAGAGTTGTAACTGACAAGTTGATAGTCTCTCAAAGTTCCAAAACGTAACATTGAGGGTTGTCTAACAACTTTTTCCATCACAGCATGAGCCAAATTATAGTACCTACAAGGCATGATGATTAAAAAGAAAGTAGTCAATAAGAAAATAGAATGCTATAGATGCCAGTAAACAAGAAAAGGTGCTATTGTTCAACTTATATCAGATGGTTACTTGTGTTGAAGTATGTTGCAGAAAAATAGAAAGAAATTATCTCAGAACCTAACCACCAATAAAAACTTCTTCCAATGCATGAATCATTACACACACAAAGGAAATGGCACACATACACACCTGGTGCAGAGAGAGAAAACTTACTTGTTGACTGAAGAACTGTCTTTTGGAGCATTCATTTCAGAGAATCTATGCCTGATCATTATCTCTTCACCTGCACATGCTgctgcagccttgacctcttcttCTGAAAGTCCCTATTAAATACATGAAGAGAAGGCAAATACagtaaaattatattttctaaaggATGATGATGAGAAAATAAATCAGACAAAAAAAAACCTAGAAAGCAAAGCTACCTGGATACGTGCAGCAGCTGCTGCTGCATTTGCTGCCTCTTGGACCTCTTGATGACTTTTGGCATCTGCAATTTTACCTCCAAGTTTGTGAAGGTACTCTTCGGTCTGGGATAAAAAGGACGAAAGCACTTCGTAACGTTGAGCTGCATCACCAGGAACATTACTTTGCTGCTCCAGTAGCATTTGACGATATCGATCAACATCGTTATTCTTCAGTGCCTCCATTCTTTTATTTCTGCCATCATCTTTCCTCTTTGAGAACTCCTTCAACATCTTTTCATGGTATTTAGCAATTCCTCTATTTCTTGTAGTCCTTGCATCACGGATGGCCCAATGAGTCTCCAGAAGCCTTTTACGCCACTGGAAGATAGATTTTAGTTGCTTGTCTCTTGAGGCTTTTTGGATCTGTTGAACTTGCCTTAAGAGTTCAATGCGCTGTCTTTCACACTGCTTGACAAATTTTCGATAGGGCCTGTCTGACATAGCCATTATCTCTTGCTGTTGCTGATCAAGTTCATCCCGTAAACGAGCTTGACGATCTAAAAGTTTAAGCTTTTTTTCTTCAATTTGCAGCCTCATAACAAGGTCAGGCTGTATCCTTTTCCTTTCCAAATTCACACCAAGTAACCCATTAATTTTCcttaaattttctgttcttttctTGCCAAAGATGACCTTACCTTCCTCTAGTAGCAAATCTTTCACATCATAAGTTAATGTCATATTGTTGGAGGTCAGAGTTGTTGAACCCAAAAGATCATGTTTCCTTGTAAATGATGGAAAGTCAAAAAGCGGACCATGATAGTTTCTCATAACACCAGCCCTTGGAACTGGTGTAGAATTAGAGGCAGGTTTCTTCTCTTGTCCAGTGCTGGCTGATGCATCTTCGACGGATACTGCCTTACCCTTCTCATTGCAGTTGTCACCTTTAGCATGTACGTTATGATTTCCCTTTCCAGTCTCCTGTTCAGCAATGATAGGAGATCTGCTTTCCTCAATCTTAGCAGAAAATGCAGATTGCAAAGGTTCCGTAGCTGAACATGCTACATCTGGCATTTGGCAAGCCATAACAGCTTTTTCCTCCCTAGTACCAGGCTCTTCTTTTGGTAGATTTTGGTCTTTACTTGAAAAAGTTGGCTGAAGACCCTCATCCAACTGCATATGCATTCCCTCCATGGCATTAGTTCTTTCCTGGAGACCTGATCCTGATTGAACATGAGACTGTTGTGGCAAAGAATCAGCGGGTAGTCCAGCAATTGCTCGAAGAACTTCAGGGGGAAGATTCCGTTCGCCACGCTGACAGTAAAACACAAAAGTCATTTTATTTGTTGTCCAGATGATTACTTACTGTAGACAACTTCAGTTGATAAATAAACAGaggataaaaaaaatcaatgctTTAGATAGACTGGTGGAGGGTATCCCAATTCTTTTGCGTACCTTCAACCGCCTAAAAGCTAAGATTTGAGCTTTAAGGACAAAAAGTTGTTGTTTTGTAAATCCAAACTGTTGGTTTGGCACCTGAACAGATCCACTCTGAGATGGAAATTGATTCCCACCAACAGCATCATTGGAACGAATTTCAGGTTGTGTCATGGGTCGGTTTAGCTGCTGCAAAGATCTAAGTTGCTGCATTTGCTGTGAGTTGTTCCCAGTATGAACATTCTTAGAATAACACTGTTCCATAATCATGCTACTGGATGAATTTGGTGGATGAATGATTTGACCACCATCAATTGTTATTAGTTGAGATTTGTCTAGTCTCTCATTCTCACTCTCCCTGTTATGAGCCTGAGCTTGTGTCTGCAAGTCATTGGACTTCCCTGTGATGGTTTCCCCTCCACTAGTCATTATATCAGATGAAACCGGCTGTGGGCAAGTAGAGGGACCAGCTTGGCTGGAGTAATCACTTATACTGTTAACATATACAGAACCTTCATTTTCAATGGGTGAAGAAATAACTGATTGCTTCACCGATGGCAAACACAGTTGCTGCCCAGTTGTGCAAGTCTCACTTTGTTTCTGGATTGCAGCTAGTCTGCTGGACTGCCAATGGGGCAGAACTTGTGCGAGCAGATTTAAATTGGCAGGAACTGTTAAATCAATATTATGCTCCTTAGCGCACAACTGCATAGCTTGCATCTGGGCCATTGTGAATTGATTGTTTGCATTACTTTGTGTGGTTGTTATTGACTGCCGTGATTGAGATGGTCTTACCATGTTTGTTGGCACCAACTGTCCAGATGCTATTTGAGAAGGTTTTGGATCATTTCTCTGACCAGAAACAATATTCCCTAGCTCCAACTGCCTCTCAGTATGTGCAAAATGATCACCTGTCTGATTAAGTATAGATGATTGTGAATGGTTAGCTGTCTGAATAGATGCACGCTCTTGAGCTATCAAATTATTTGCAAACATGCCCTGACTCCCAGGACTGGCTGTACTCATTTTTCCCTGTTGATTCATAAACCAATTCCCAGAAGGCCTGTGCTGGGAATTTTGCAAAGCATATTGGAGAAATGCTTGATGAACTGGGTTCTGGACATGGTGCTGCTCTATACGCTGCACTTGTTTCTGATGCTCTTGTTGCTGGAATGCCTGCATGAGAAACTAAATGACATAATAAAGCATTCAATGCTATTTAGAATTGCATTACTCTAGAAGCAAAGTTATCACATGAGGAAGCCAGTTGCAAAATGAACAGAAGAAATAGTTTGTGTTAAAACAGGATGTCACGAAGAATATTGCTGCTTCCTCATCAAAGACAATTCATACATATATACACTAAATGTGGATTGTGAGAATTCTAATTAAATGCATCAGGAGGCAAGTAACAAACAGTAACAGAAGACAACGAGTGCcccaagcaaataaaaaaaaaaatacaaccagAGAAGTGAATGAAAAGGCATTTGTGAGATCCAGAGGAGAAAATCAGGTATCGACAAGGGCCACTATAACTGCGCAGCAAACTAAAACTCATCTAGAGTTAATAAAGAAAAGGTATGTTACCCAAAGAAAACTTGAGAATGGTTTCCCATTTATTCACATGGAACCGAGTAGATAACAAATTTTCAGACCTAAAGGCTGAAGACGAATTTGACATAAAAGGGGGAAAACTCATCTAATATTAACAACTTCAGTTATAGAACAGCCAAAAAGCTCATGTGCATGAACATACATAGGCCTGGAAATAAAAATACTTCTAGGCAAAATCATCACGAGTGGAGAAAGCCCAATCGTCAAGGATCAAACAGAAGTAAATCGTGAATTCCTTCGAAGGGATTAGAAGGAAGCACAAGTGTAGAAATGCAAAGGACGATACTTGAAAACAGTGAAACATCAACGATAAATCAGGAAGCGTATTAGGAATGACTTTGTCAAACAAGAACGCCATTTGGATAAGAAAACAACAAGTTCTGTTGACAAAAATCATTGGAAGGAGAAAAGAAATACCCATTGAATTTCCAGTTGTGGTGAACCAGGTCCTTACGGTCGTAAATAGCTGACGACCACCGAGTATCGTTTGGTTCAAAAAAGACTATTTCAAGAAGCTAGGAGAAAATTAATCACAGAATCCAAAAAAATCAAGACGCATAACACATAACTTGACGAATCTAGGCCACCAAATCCAAATGAGAAATCATACGAGGTTTCCACTCTACAAATTTAAGAACAAGCCTGTCCCACTTTCCCCCAAATATGGAAACAACATCAACAACCGTCTTTTTCTCATTCCACACATCAACCGCCAGCAGTCCCCCGTGAGAGCACGAAGACCAATAAAAAAAAGCGCGACTTGCGACTACTCACCTGCCTCTGTGCGAGCTGCTGTTGCTGCAACAGCAGCAGCTGCTGTTGCTGCTGGATTGCTTCCCTGCCCAGATGGCCGGGGACTGAGGTCGCATGTGACGACGAGGAAGAGGGAGATGCAGCGTCGGACGGATGCGGCTGGGAATGCGACGCACCCGCCTGGTTCCGCCCGCTCCCGGACTGCATACCGGGGGCCACCTCCAATGGCGCGATCACCGAAAGCTCCAAACCCTAAAAACCCGCAGATCAGACCGCTCCGACGGGATCGACGCTCAGAGCCGCTCAGATCGCTCGAGACCCTCGCTGAAGCCGCACAGCAGCCACCCGCAGCAACGGTGGCAGCGGCCTTAAGGTCGCCCGACGCTGTTATCTACCGATCCTGGCCCTATATCACGGCTCCTCGAGTGAGCACCGAAGAGAGGAAGCAAAATTCTTGACCGGAACACTACGATCTAGCCGGATTCCGGCAATTTCGCTCGAAATCAGCCACCCCACTCGATGGCGTGCTCCGATCACGCCCTAATCCACCGAACTCGCCatttttctccccttttttttattatttctctctctttttctatTTACTAATAATAGTTGTGGTGGTTCGAGGTTAACTTGACGCTGGGGCTGGGTTTAAACTAACCATGGCTATAGACACCATTAAACTGACCACAATATCCTCAACCTTTGTTAAAATTACGAATTGCTTCCTTTGCgcgttataattattatttgaaaAAGTAATCATATATATTAATGAGAAAGAATTAAATGATTGGATAACAAAAACAATGATTAGCAGATAGACACGGGCAATGATTGAAGAGTGAGATATTTTAGTAGTTAATCAGACATTAAGGTTTttagttatattttttttacatgggagataaatctaaaatattagctttttttttttttaatgattgcaaacatttttttaatttatcttatcttactattttattaaaaaaaattctcatttactaattaattttgatgaaacctaaaatgaatttacgttaatatccttttttctattcacactaaaaataattttaaaatttattagtaatttcacaaACGAAATAATCAGTGATTTAAAGTTCGAGACTTAGCTGCTGCATATTATTATTGATTTTTCTCATTATTAAGTTTCTctgaattttttatataaaaaatataattctctttagtctcacatcttagaattgacaacattatgatcaaagaagcttctataaatattttaggcgaacaatattaaaaaatatacttttcttagtcgaaaatccaaacaaataattcagattttcaaaagtcatgtactttaccctaatgactctacTAATAACtctactttaatattttaattaatgttaaaatattttaattaatataatttcattataaagggtcaatgtgatttcaatgtattatattacagacgtacgtgtgcacgatcactagtAGTAGAATTAATTTAGTTATTTAAAAGAATATTACTTAATCTATTTAGCAATTTATGTCTATTATATGTAGCATGGAATTATTATTAGCTTGCATATCGGTGACTACTTCAAGGCTTCAACTAAACCCATAATTaaataatttccctatttatatattAATAACAAGGATAGGAGTAATTTAAAATCTTTAATAATGGCAtgtgtttttttttcctattcTATGAAGTAATCTAATAATAAATTTTGTTAGTGGTGTTCTTTATATATTTGTGAAATTAAATTGAATcaaatcatatttattttttttatttatattagttAGAAGTTTTAGGGGGTAAATTGATATTTGTTTAAATGCATTTAGAAGCTTATGGTCATAGTAAAGTATTGTTATAGTATGATTTTACGATCATGAATTCGAATAGTAAATTGGTATTTTTAATtagtaaagaaaatgaaaatcatTAAAATTTGGGAGTAAATTGACATTTTCCTCGCATAAATTTATTATATCTTTTAAATCCTACACCAtaagttattatttttaaaagtatcttcaaatttattaaaaaaagtaaaatttatacaaaattaattatttttaatgtaatagatttatcaaaattattaagTGTGCTAGGCAATCGGGATATAatattttgcatttttttttggcttttaaaaaattatatataaaatcatGATTAAACCTATTTAACCCATTACCCGATTAAATAGATCCGGAGAAACAGAAAACCTCGACCCATTCATTTCGCCGCCCGCCGTCGTAGTGCAAGGCGCCTCCGTTTCCGCCAGATTTCGCTTGACCTTGCTTCTCGAGATCTGTTACTGCAACATGGCGTCCTCTTCAGGTAAAGATCTGGATCAACTGTTGGTTCTAATCCGAATGATTTTGACCATTATCTTTACCGAGAAAGCTGGATCACAACTGTTGCTTTACTTTCATAGTTCCATTAGAAAATATTGAATCCTTTAGTTGTTtcgatataatattttttttcgcCGATAATTTTTGGCTCGCATACAGAATCTTGGTTAGATGAAGTAGATGGATAGTAGGAACCAATGAATTAGGGTTCCTGCTCACTGTTGTGCATGCTCACTCTTTTGTAATCTTCACAAGAAGAAATTATTGTTTGGTTGCGATTGAACTTATTGGGGAGGTTATTATATGCCACGATGAATTTTAGTTATTCCTGTAGGATTTCTGGTGTGTTAAAGAAGTTATTTTCTTTAATTGATCgtgttgcattttttttttttcaaatttagtaACGTCACTTTGCTTTCATAGATAGTTAGCATTGCATATTATGATTCATGAACTTTAGGAAtatcacctaaggttaccatgCTTGCCATTGTTGCGTTCGTTCTTTGTTACTAAAGGATCACCCGAAGGTCAAATAACGCAGTTACGAATTTACTTTTATTAAAGTTGTAAGTTTGTTAGGTTTTATTAGAATAAGTCTCTCAGTTTACAAAGAATAGATTGTCTTTTGAAACTATAAAAGCAGGTCAAATCCCATGAGTGGACGGTCTTGGATTGAATGAAATTATTAACATGGTAACCCTTTGTTGCTATACACTTCTATGGTATCAGAGCCTTTGAATTTGATTCCTTATGTTGCTATATTTTCGAGATTTTCTCAGTTATTTTGTGTGAATCAATTGGTTAATCCTTTGTTGCTATAATGCCTCTGTTACATCACTTCTAATTCCTGCTTAATGTAGCTCGACTTAGATTTCATTTACTAGCTTTCTAGGTCCTCTGTTTCTATTTTGTTTCATATGAACATTCGTTCCAATCTTCTATACTGTTTCATTTCTTTGGTTAGTTATTATATACTTAAAGGATGCCTATGAAACAGTTATACTTCTATAATTTGTTTGCAATTAAATTGTTAAATTGACTGACAATCTGTAGTTAAGGGCGCCAACCATCACATGCGTCAAGGTACAACACTTCGTGAGGAAAAAGCTGGCATAACTCAAGTAGACATGAGTTGCATTTTGAAGACACAACATCTCCAGCGCCTGGCAGCATGGGCTAGTCAAGAGGCCAGAATAAGTCCCCTTGCCGCCCTTTTGGGACAGAAGTTAGCTTCTGAGGCTGAGGCTTCAAGCATCCCTTTAGACTCCTCGATTTTTctttgtgagaggtagatctctttccctttaattttgaaaagatgttATGTTGCTGCCACATAACAATTGAGACACTGATGGCTGGGACTTGAGGGGTGTTAAAAGTGTGGTCATATTGATCCACGGATGTCTGAAATTCTCTTGTTTCGACAGGTTTACTATCTTTTAACatagttgattttttttataagtgttttcATTTATGAATTTGCAGATGCGAAACTGTGTTGCAACCTGGAACTAATTGCACTATAAGGATAGTAAAAGTTGCCAACAAAAAACGAAGGCGTACTGAGAAATCACGACGACCTTGTCAGAACAAAGTTACCTATACATGTCATTTTTGTTCTCATCAGAACCAAACATGGGGCACAGCCAAAGGCCAAGTCCATGCTCTGGTAGCTTCACAACAGGTTCAAACTCCAAAACCAGATTCTTGCAACTCCATAAGTCACTCGAAAGACAAATGTAGCAAGGGCATTATGATCTCCAAGGAGCTTCAGCATGATGCTGGAAGGCAAAATCCGTCCAATCCAGAGGCCCAATCCGAGCCAAAGTCCAGCACTCCTGAAAGGAAGGTAGCTGAATCCCAGTGCTCGGTTACTCCATCAATCAAACTGGCTAGCAAATCTAGCAAAAAGAGCAACAGCGGCTGCTCTAGACCTGACAAGGTCAGAAGCAACTCAGCAGGTGATGATGCTTCAGGAAAATTGACTGGAACAGGTTCGAGAAAGCAGCAGAGAAGAAGATCCATGAGCTTGCGGAAGATGGTTGagaatgattttaaagaaaaaaatgttACTAATTTTGCTATTCCATTTCATTTGTAGACACGGTTGTAGAAGTTGTTCTGTATCCATGGCATATCTACTAGACAGTTTTTTTTCCAAGGAGAATAGCTTGTTATTGTATTGGTTGGATGAGTAAATGATTACTGTGGGGTTCAATCTATCGCCTCTTCTTTTTGTCTGCACTTCTTGAATTTTATATAATTTGTTC contains:
- the LOC121998696 gene encoding ATP-dependent helicase BRM-like isoform X2; this encodes MQSGSGRNQAGASHSQPHPSDAASPSSSSSHATSVPGHLGREAIQQQQQLLLLQQQQLAQRQAFQQQEHQKQVQRIEQHHVQNPVHQAFLQYALQNSQHRPSGNWFMNQQGKMSTASPGSQGMFANNLIAQERASIQTANHSQSSILNQTGDHFAHTERQLELGNIVSGQRNDPKPSQIASGQLVPTNMVRPSQSRQSITTTQSNANNQFTMAQMQAMQLCAKEHNIDLTVPANLNLLAQVLPHWQSSRLAAIQKQSETCTTGQQLCLPSVKQSVISSPIENEGSVYVNSISDYSSQAGPSTCPQPVSSDIMTSGGETITGKSNDLQTQAQAHNRESENERLDKSQLITIDGGQIIHPPNSSSSMIMEQCYSKNVHTGNNSQQMQQLRSLQQLNRPMTQPEIRSNDAVGGNQFPSQSGSVQVPNQQFGFTKQQLFVLKAQILAFRRLKRGERNLPPEVLRAIAGLPADSLPQQSHVQSGSGLQERTNAMEGMHMQLDEGLQPTFSSKDQNLPKEEPGTREEKAVMACQMPDVACSATEPLQSAFSAKIEESRSPIIAEQETGKGNHNVHAKGDNCNEKGKAVSVEDASASTGQEKKPASNSTPVPRAGVMRNYHGPLFDFPSFTRKHDLLGSTTLTSNNMTLTYDVKDLLLEEGKVIFGKKRTENLRKINGLLGVNLERKRIQPDLVMRLQIEEKKLKLLDRQARLRDELDQQQQEIMAMSDRPYRKFVKQCERQRIELLRQVQQIQKASRDKQLKSIFQWRKRLLETHWAIRDARTTRNRGIAKYHEKMLKEFSKRKDDGRNKRMEALKNNDVDRYRQMLLEQQSNVPGDAAQRYEVLSSFLSQTEEYLHKLGGKIADAKSHQEVQEAANAAAAAARIQGLSEEEVKAAAACAGEEIMIRHRFSEMNAPKDSSSVNKYYNLAHAVMEKVVRQPSMLRFGTLRDYQLVGLQWMLSLYNNKLNGILADEMGLGKTVQVMSLIAYLMEFKGNYGPHLIIVPNAVLVNWKSELLNWLPSLSCIFYVGGKDERARLFSQEVCAVKFNVLVTTYEFVMYDRSKLSKIDWKYIIIDEAQRMKDRESVLARDLDRYRCQRRLLLTGTPLQNDLKELWSLLNVLLPEIFDNHKAFHDWFSKPFQKDGPSHNPEEDDWLETEKKVIIIHRLHQILEPFMLRRRVEDVEGSLPPKVPIVLRCRMSAFQGAIYDWIRSTGTLRIDPEEEMLKVQKNPMYQVKTYRNLNNRCMELRKVCNHPLLNYPYFSDCSKEFIVRSCGKLWILDRILIKLERAGHRVLLFSTMTKLLDILEEYLQWRRLVYRRIDGTTTLEERESAIVDFNSPDSDSFIFLLSIRAAGRGLNLQTADTVVIYDPDPNPQNEEQAVARAHRIGQTRDVKVIYLEAVVDKVSSYQKEDEMRDGDAEDSEDDLAGKDRYMGSIESLIRNNIQQYKKDMADEVINAGRFDQRTTHEERRVTLETLLHDEERFQETVHDVPSLQEVNQMIARSEEELELFDQIDEECDWTGDMVRYNEVPKWLRVSSRELNAVVASISKKPSKNILSSTIELEPNGLHSASSPSKTERRRGRPRGSAMKKHLTYRESSDEENNNSDAESEERNGYEVEGDMGELEDEELYGGGDVLTGDKDQAEDGLVCDNDGDEFSLAIERVRNFHAFDEAGSTGSSSSSHKLLQPVTPSTPSQKFGSISALDAKPGPSSRKTMS
- the LOC121998697 gene encoding uncharacterized protein LOC121998697 isoform X1, which codes for MASSSVKGANHHMRQGTTLREEKAGITQVDMSCILKTQHLQRLAAWASQEARISPLAALLGQKLASEAEASSIPLDSSIFLCERCETVLQPGTNCTIRIVKVANKKRRRTEKSRRPCQNKVTYTCHFCSHQNQTWGTAKGQVHALVASQQVQTPKPDSCNSISHSKDKCSKGIMISKELQHDAGRQNPSNPEAQSEPKSSTPERKVAESQCSVTPSIKLASKSSKKSNSGCSRPDKVRSNSAGDDASGKLTGTGSRKQQRRRSMSLRKMVENDFKEKNVTNFAIPFHL
- the LOC121998697 gene encoding uncharacterized protein LOC121998697 isoform X2, translating into MRQGTTLREEKAGITQVDMSCILKTQHLQRLAAWASQEARISPLAALLGQKLASEAEASSIPLDSSIFLCERCETVLQPGTNCTIRIVKVANKKRRRTEKSRRPCQNKVTYTCHFCSHQNQTWGTAKGQVHALVASQQVQTPKPDSCNSISHSKDKCSKGIMISKELQHDAGRQNPSNPEAQSEPKSSTPERKVAESQCSVTPSIKLASKSSKKSNSGCSRPDKVRSNSAGDDASGKLTGTGSRKQQRRRSMSLRKMVENDFKEKNVTNFAIPFHL